The nucleotide sequence GACACATGCTCCCCTCCCTTCCATCCCTGCCAACTATTCCCCATCTCATGGCACTTCCTCAGgtaatgcaacacttgtccttgcatctcttcccttcccaccacccaggaacagaagcaacaattcacttgcatttcctccCACCAAGTGAGCTACATTCAGTGTCCACAATGTGGCttaccctaccctggggaaaccaAACGTAGTTTTGGTGACCATttttcagtccacaggggtgaccctcagcttcccattgcctgccacattaattactccatcccactctgacctatcggtctgtgaCCTCCTTTACTGTCACAGGGACacccaacgcaagcttgagggacacactcatcttctgtctgggaacGTTGCAGCCTGCAaggctcaatatcaaattctccaactttatatAACTCGGTCTTTctctctgtatcagaattggcttCTTCTGCCTTCATCATCTTGGCTCAATTTCCCTTCTTCTATTCATTTGATCTGGCATGACAGTCATGTCCCACAgcatggcacacagacaaaagggTGTTGGCAActacccccattaacccatttggactCACCCATGttgagatattctctttgttcctACAAACTGCCCCAACCTTCTCTCCTCCTGAGAACTAACTTGTCattctgtctttcccagttctgacgaagggtccctaCGCATTCCTTTTTTtaactatgtctgtgctgaacatgatgtcgaattgaactaaatctcttttgcctgcacatgttccatatccctccattcactgcatattcgtgtgtctatctaacagactctcaaacaccactatcgcacctgcttccaccaccatccctggcagcccgttccaggcagctaccattctgtaaaaaaaagtttccccacatatcccctttaaacttaacccctctcaccttaaatgtatgccctcttgtatttgacatttctaccctgggtaaaagataccggctgtctattctacctatgcctctcataattttgtgaacttctttcaggtctcccctcagcctacaacactccagagaaaacaacccaagtttgtctgacctctccttatagctcgtaccctctaatccaagcagcatcctggtgaacctcttctgcaccttctccaaagcctccacatccttcatataatggccaaccagaacagaacacaacactcaaattgtggcctaaccaatgttttgtaagcCTTCATCAAAACACTGACATGAGGACAGCAGAAACCTCACCTTAATTATCCTGACTACATCATAGTCTGCTACCgcaattcatagaatcatagaacagtacagcaaattacaggtcctttggccaacaatgttttgccgacctttaaacctcgcctaagaccatctaaccccttcctcccacatatcctcctattttaaattcctccatatgcttatctagcagtctcttgaatttgaccaatatacctgcctccacattccgtgccccaaccactcactgggtaaaaaaccttcctctgatatctcccttgaacttcccccccattactttaaagccatgccctcttgtattgagcattggtgccctgggaaagaggtgcttgctgtctacgctatccattcctcttaatattttgtatacctctatcatgtctcccctcatcctccttctctccaaagagtaaagccctagctcccttagtctctccagataatgcatactctctaaaccaggcagcatcctggtaaaactcctctgcaccctttccaacgcctccacatccttcctataatgaggtgaccagaactggacacagtattccaagtgtagtctaaccaaagttttgtagagctgcatcattacctcacggctcttaaactcgatcccacgacttatgagtgctaacatcccataagcattattaactaccctatccacctgtgaggcaactttcagggatccgtggatatgaacccccagatccctctgctcctccacactacccagaatcctgccactaactttgtactctgccttggagtttgtccttccaaagtgtaccacctcacacttcttcggattgaactccatctgccacttctcagcccagctctgcatcctatcaatatccctctgcaatcttcgacagtcctccacactatccacaacaccaccaaccgttgtgtcatctgaaaacttgtcaacccacccttctaccccctcatccaagtcattaataaaaatcacgaaaagtagaggtcccagaaccgatccttgggacaccactagtcacagccctccaatctgaatgcactccctccaccacaacactctgctttctacaggcaagccaattctgaatccacatggacaagcttccctggatcccatgccctctgaccttctgaagaagcctaccatgtggaaccttgtcaaacgccttactaaaatccatgtagaccacatctactgcactaccctcatcaatcttcctggtcacctcctcaaaggaccctatcaggcttgtgagacatgatcttcccttcatgtcTCATCAGACCATGagtctctaaatgcccatagatcctatcactaagaatcctttccaacagcttacccaccacagatgtaaggctcactggtctgtaattctctggactaaCCCTacgaccttttttgaataagaggacaacatttgccaccctccaatcctctggtaccattcccgtggacaatgatgaggacacaaagatcctagccaacggttcagtagtctcctccctcacctggggaatattccgtcaggccccggggacttatctgccttaatattttctaacagcttcaacacatcctctctcttgacatctacatgctccagaacattaaccttaccaacactgtcctcagcgtcatcaaggcccctctccttggtgaatactgaagagaagtattcattgaggacctcacccacttccacagcttccaggctcaTCTTCCcaactttgtctctaatcggtcctacctttactctcgtcatcattctgctcttcacataagtgaaaaaagccttggggttttccttaaccctactcgccaaggccttttcatgtccctttcttgctctcctcagccccttcttaagttccttccttgctactctatattcctcaagagacctatctgatccttgctgcctacaccttatgtatgctgccttcttcttcctaactagttgtttcacctctcttgtcacccatggttccttcaccctgctattctttctctgcctcaccgggacaaatttatccctaacatcctgcaagagatccctgaacaatgaccacatctccatggtatatGTCCCTTCAAAaaagtcatcccaatttacactctcaagttctagcctcatagcctcataatttgcccttccccaattaaatatcttcctgtcctctttgctcctatccttgttgatgacaatgctaaaggttagggagcggtggtcactgtcccccaaatgctcacccactgcgagatctgtcacttgacccagttcattacctaatactagacctaatatggcattccctctggtcggcctgtcaacataccgtgacaggaatccatcctggacacacttaactttcgaatgcacaggaacgtaagaagctgcagagagtaatagactcagcccaatgcatcacggcacatccctccccacaatcggtagtatctacaggaggcgctgcctcaagaaggcaacatccatcatcaaagattctcatcatccaggccatgccatcttcttgcagcaggagacacagaagcctgaagttccacaccaccaggttcaagaacagctacttcccttcaaccatatggttcttgaaccagcctgcacaaccctaatgactacctcagtatagtaacacaaTGACCACTGCACTAcattggactttgtttttttaaattctcatcatgTTCTTTCTCATATAATTcatatttaatttatgcttttcttgtggatgttgtgtctctaatgctatgtgcctgtgatgctgcttcaagtaactgtgcatacatgtacttgtgcatatgacaataaactcaactttttctTTGAGATTTCAGCCCTACTTTAGGCAAAATCTGTTGCATTGCAACACAATTCCCACCTTACACAGCAGCTCACATCTTTTAGGGCCGGTTTTGGAGCTGAACTGTGTTTTCTATGTATTTTGTAATGGTGTCCAGGTATCAAACATTAGCATTAGAAATATATCTCAAGTGCATTTTGTTGATAGAGCTCGAGGACATGCGAAGTGTTTATAGTGACTTTAGCTCACTTGTGGCACTTTTTTGTTAGCTGAGAAGCAAAAACTGCCGATCCTTAAATAAAAATGGGACAGACTGGAAATGTTTGTGGAGAAATTCTACCACTAGGTTCATTTTTCTAAACAGCTCAATTGAAAACCGCAAGAAATCTTGATGGGTGCTGATGTGCAAACTCAGAGCTTTACAGGGTACATGGTGGTgtaaattggtttgttgttgtcactggtactgagatacagtgaaaaactttgttttgcatgccatccatacagatcatttcaccacatcagtgcatcaaggtagtacaagggaaaagcaataactgagtGCAGAATAGTTAcagacaaaatgcagtgcaggcagacaataaggtgtaaggtcataacgaggtagattggtacatttgtttattattgtcatgtgtaccaaggtacagtgaaaactttgttttgcatgccatccgtacagatcatttcattacaacagtgcatcaaggtagtacaagggaaaacaacagaatgcagaataaagtgtttcagttacagaaaaagtgcagtgcaggcagacaataaggtgcaaggccataacgaagtagattttgaggtcaagagcccatctgaTCGTACTagaggtcttataacagcagggtagaagctgtccttgagcctggtggtacgtgctttcaggcttttgtatgttctgctcaatgggagggcgGAGAAGCgcgaatgtctggggtgggtgaatGTTTAAAATGAGCCTGTCCACACATGCACAAAACTGGAGCTGATGCACAAGTAACTTGGAGCAAACGTTTCCCTGCACTTGATTCTGTGTGTGCATTTTTTAATGTCTGGGCCCACTGGTGTGTACTGCAGTAATGTTTGCCCACACGGACTGCTGATTGTAAGTAAAAAGTAGCTTTCAAAAAATATTGTTCTTGCACCGGCAAGACTTGAGGGAATTATCTGACAAGGAAGCAATTCAGCCAACGGCTAAGAGTTTCAACACAACTTTAAATAGGTGAAAGGTTTCAAAACAACTGGCTGCTTTTCTTTCTGCTCTTGGCTTTGGcgatacagtacaggaacagtaATGTCCCACTGATGCACTGAGTCAGCTGAAATATCCCAGCAGaacatgggtggggggtggggtggggggagtagaATGAACTATTAGCAACTAAGTGTTGTGTTCCAGTAGCAGTTTCCCACGGGTACACCATGTCCTTGTTTATTATAACAAAGTAGGTGTTCTTCTGTTGCTGCACAGAATAAGGCTCGATAGCATGGCAATGGGATTTTGATTACCTGATTCACCTGATTTTGTTGGCATCACATTTCTGTAGGTGAGCATGCCAGATCCGTTAATGCACAGATTAACCTCTTTTAAGCAGGAGTAAGATTTTTGTAATCTGGCTGTGCCCCTTCACCAGCCCCGTCACCCTTCCCGCTTATCAGTTGtaaactccccccaccctcccccccccgacaGCAGTTCCACTCAAAGGGATGGCCACTCAGTGCTGGCTGCTGCCTGGAATTGTCTGTACTCTGCCTGCTAGGAGGGCCCCCCTTTTCCCGAAAATGAGGTTGTCAAAACCCTTGACCAAAAACAGAAGatattggaaacactcggcaggtctcTACTGCAGGCGGCGGCCATCGAGCAGCAGCAGCCGGAATGGAGACGTTTATGAAACCTGCGAAGGTGGTTCTGGTACTGGCCGGGCCGGTCGCTCTGCAGGACGCAAAGGTGTCATTGTAAAGAACATTGACGATGGAACTTCTGATAGGCCTTACAAGTCATGCCCTTGTTGCTGGTATTGATAGTTACCCTCGAAAAGTGACTGCCAAGATGGGTAAGAAGAAGGTGACCAAGAGGTCCAAGGTCAAGTCCTTTGTGAAAGTGTACAACTACAACCATCTGATGCCAACCAGGTACTCAGTTGATATTCCCCTGGGTAAGACCATTGTGAACAAGGAAGTTTTTTAGGGATCCTGCTTTGAAATGTAAAGCCAGGTGGGAAGCCAAAATGAAATTCGAAGGTACAAGACAGGAAAAAACAAATGGTTCTTCCAGAAGCTCCTATTCTAAGTTGTACATCAGTATaaataaattttcatttaaaaaaaagaaacactcggcaggtcgggcagcatctgtggagagagaaaaacagcgacccttcctcagaactgaggaagagggagagatgtAGGTCGGTTTTCAGTAGGGGGCGGATGTGTAGAACAGAGGAGCGTCAGTGACCGGACAAGTCAAAATGGGGACAGTTACCATCACGTTAATCTACTGGGTCTGGGTAAGAAGTGGTTAATGGTGAGGTGGTGGGATCTGCCCAGCAGGTTAGACTAATGTGCGAGGGAtaaggaaaaaaacagaaaatgctggagaggctaagcaggtcaggcagcatctgtgcaaagagaaacagttaatagaaacatagaaaacctacagcacaattcaggcccttcggcccacgaagctttgccaaacatgtccctatcttagaaattactaggcttacccgtagccctctatttttctaagctccatgtacctgtccaaaagtctcttaaaagaccctatcgtatccgcctccaccaccgttgccggcagcccattccacgcactcaccactctcggaGTAAAAGATGTTTCAGATAAGGGCCCCTTCATCGGATCCGAGGGAGAGCAAAACAAGTTAGTCTGGGTAGCAGCGAAATGTGAGTCAAATAAGTGAACATGTGAGGCAGATGGGGGTAACGATGGTTGTGCAATTTGTAGCTGAGTGTGGTTCTGGTATAGTGGGATTCACAGAGGGGAGGCAGGCGGAAATGATGCTGATATGGATAGGAGGGAAGAGCATGTCATCTGAAGGTAGGGAATTCGATATCGAGCCCAGAAggttgcaacgtgcccagatggaggatgaggtgttgttcctcaggttTGCATTGGGTGGATAAGAAGAATTTACTTTTCCTCTCTGTGTATAGTCACTACCCAGGCCCAGCAGATTAACGTGTTGGTAACTGGTCTCACTCCGACTTGTCCCATCACGGACACCACCCTTGTTCTACACatcctttcccccaccttctctcctactcaCATCTCCCTTTCACTCTTCTGACCCAAgccattgactgtttctctctccacagacgctgcctgactttctgtgcttttccaacattttctgtttttatttcagatttccaccacctgGATTATTTGTTTCATTGCCCAAACTCTCCCCTCAGCCCAGAGCTAACTGATCAGCACAGTCTCCTGAATAAGCAGGATCTTGCTTTTAAAATTAGGGAGTAGTGTAGCCACAGTTGCATGGCACAGATGCAGACCCTCCAGCCCACCTTGCACATGCTGACCATAGAATGgtacactaatcccatactaCTCCCGGAATTGGTCAGTGGAGAGAACCTTTGTAAGAGGTGAAAGAGTAGGACTGCAGTTATGGCACCTGTAGATTAcaggtgcccccccccccacccctcaccccacccacgtACCGTGCACACTGACAGGACACCCGGCTGTAAGGAACTCACAGATGTGCAACACACATCTGGAGAGATCCCTGCTGAAACTGGTCACTCCTTTGGACCTGGAGACCTGGGGGTGGGATTTTATCACTCCCCATTCTTTTCCTCTGTGTGAACTGAAGCTGCTCTCACCTGGTTGTGATCTGTCGAGGGTCCCAGGGACGTGAGGCAGGGTGCAAACTGTCttgagagggatgggaaccaggggggtaggtcagaggaagaagtggatgtggaaaagtcagatctaacatgtagagaggctttgaggaaggagaagcagagtacagggtatcaaagtagaaaggtggatgggctaaagtgcatttattaaatgcaagaagcatcaggaataagggtgatgaactgagagcttggataagtacatgggactatgatattgtggctcttgcagagacttggctgtcagcagggcaggaatggatattgaatattcctggatttcggtgttttaaaagggatggggggggggagaagaggaggaggggtggcgttactggtcagggacactattacagctgcagaaagggtggataatgtagaaggatcctctctagagtctgTACGGGTgtaagttaggaagaagaaaggagcagttactctactgggagtattctataggccccgcggtaacagcagggatactgaggagcagattgggaggcagattttggaaaggtgcaagaataacagggttgttatcatgagagacttcaacttcccaaatattgattggcacctacttagtgccaaagatttagatggggcagggtttgttaagtgtgtccaggttggattcctgtcacagtatgttgacagaccgactagagggaatgccatgttagatctagtattaggtaatgaactgggtcaggtgacagatcgctcagtgggtgagcatttgggggatagtgaccactgctccctaacctttagcattgtcatggacaaggataggagcaaagaggacaggaagatacttaattgggaaagggcaaattatgaggctataaggctcgaacttgcaagtgtaaattgggatgactttTTTGAAGGGAAACGTACGATGGAGATGTggcattgttcagggatctcttgcaggatgttagggataaatttgtcccggtgaggcagagaaagaatagcagggtgaaggagccatgggtgacaagagaggtggaacaactagttaggaggaagaaggcagcatacataagatgtaggcagcaaggatcagataggtctcttgaggaatatagagtagcaaggaaggaacttaagaaggggctgaggagagcaagaaggagacatgaaaaggctttggcgagtagggttaaggagaattccaagacatttttcacgtacgtgaagagcagaatgatgacgagagtaaaggtaggaccaattggagacaaaggggggaagacatgcctggaagctgtggaagtgggtgaggttctcaatgaatacttctcttcagtattcaccaaggagaggggcctggatgacgctgaggacagtgttggtaaggttaatgttctggagcatgtagatatcaagagagaggatgtgttggagctgttagaaaatattagagcagataagtccctggggcctgatggaatattccccaggctgctccgcaaggcgagggaggagattgctgaaccattggctaggatctttgagccctcattgtccacaggaatggtactggaggattggagggtggcaaatgttgtccccttattcaaaaaaggtagcagggttagtccagggaattacagaccagtgagccttatgtctgtggtgggcaagctgttggaaaggattctaagagataggatctatgggcatttagagaatcatggactgattacggACAGctagcacggctttgtgaagggaagatcatgtctcaagcctgatagggctctttgaggaggtgaccaggcagattgatgagggtagtgtagtagatgtggtctacatggattttagtaaggcatttgacaaggttccacattgtaggcttcttcagtaggacagagggcatgggatccagggaggcttggccgtggggattcagaattggcctgcctgtagaaagcagagggttgtggtggagggagtgcattcagattggagggctgtgactagtggtgtcccacaaggatcggttctgggacctctactttttgtgatacttattaatgacttggatgagggggtagaagggtgggttgacaagtttgcagatgacacaaaggttggtgatgttgtggatagtttggaggactgtcgaagcttacagagggatattgataggatgcagagctgggctgagaagtggcagatggagttcaatccgaagaagtgtgaggtggtacactttggaaggacaaactccaaggcagagtacaaagttaatatcaggatcctgggtagtgtggaggagcagagggatctgggggttcttatccacagatcactgaaagttgtgtcgtaggtggatagggtagttaataaagcttatgggatgttagcattcatacgtcatgggatcgagtttaagacccgcgaggtaatgatgcagctttacaaaactctggttagactactcttggagtactgtgtccagttctggtcgcctcattataggaatgatgtggaagcgttggaaagggtgcagaggagatttaccaggatgctgcctggtttagagagtatggattatgaggagagactaagggagctagggctttactctttggagagaaggaggatgaggggagacatgatagaggtatacaaaatattaagaggaatagatagagtggacagccagcgcctctttcccagggcaccaatgctcaatacaagagggcatggctttaaggtaatgggtgggaaattcaagggagatgtcagagggaggtttttgatgcagagggtggttggtgaatggaatacgctgcctggggtggtggtggaggcagatacgttggtcaagttcaagaggttgttagataagcatatggaggaatttaaaatagagggatatgtgggaggaaggggttagatagtctgaggcgaggtgtaaaggttggcacaacattgtgggccgaagggcctgtattgtgctgtactgttctatggttctatggttctcttcTCTGGGAGGATTAAACAGCCCATCCCCCACTTACTACCTGTGCTTCAGGGGTAGTCTCACtggtgggaggggatggagggccTGTCCTCAGTTCGCACTCTGCCAAAATAtgagggagaagtggaggagggagagtggtggagaagggagtggtggagggagagtggtggaggagggagagtggtggagggattggtggaggagggagagtggaggagggagtggtggaggagggagaatgctggagggagagtggaggagggagagtggtggaggagggagagtggtggagggagagtggtggaggagggagagtggtggagggagagtggtggaggagggagagtggtggagggagtggtggaggagggagagtggtggagggagagtggtggagggagagtggtggaggagggagagtggtggagggagagcagtggagaaaggaatgggagagggagagtggtggaggagggagtggaggaaggagagtggtggaggagggagagaggtggagggaggataGAGGAAGGACAGTGGAgtagggagaggtggagagagtggtggaggagaGAGGtagaggagggagagtggagaagggagagtAGTGGAGGGAGGGCTGGTGCAGGAGGTGGGCCAAGACCCCTGGGCTTTGTGAGGTGAGACCTGTGACCTGTGCAGTGCAGACAGGCTGCCCTTGGTCAGTCCCGGGACCAGTCTCTGTGTGGGAGGTCAGCCACTTGGGACAGTTAATCAATGTCCCCCATTGGGAGTGAACCTCACGGTTGAGGAAGGAATAAG is from Pristis pectinata isolate sPriPec2 chromosome 3, sPriPec2.1.pri, whole genome shotgun sequence and encodes:
- the LOC127568491 gene encoding LOW QUALITY PROTEIN: 60S ribosomal protein L27-like (The sequence of the model RefSeq protein was modified relative to this genomic sequence to represent the inferred CDS: inserted 1 base in 1 codon; deleted 4 bases in 3 codons) codes for the protein METFMKPAKVVLVLRAGRSAGRKGVIVKNIDDGTSDRPYSHALVAGIDSYPRKVTAKMGKKKVTKRSKVKSFVKVYNYNHLMPTRYSVDIPLGKTIVNKEVFRDPALKCKARWEAKMKFXRYKTGKNKWFFQKLLF